A window of Hyperolius riggenbachi isolate aHypRig1 chromosome 1, aHypRig1.pri, whole genome shotgun sequence contains these coding sequences:
- the LOC137521917 gene encoding T cell receptor alpha chain MC.7.G5-like has protein sequence MKVIFGSGTKLVIKPKTTQDITSVYKLESSKEVENIPNSVCLITDFPSPNKTLKVDGKDKDITGTAVLDKSEDGKWRYSTIVLGNKGQSDDLRCKVKYNDKDVEPETGTVETAETCDSTSSHQNFQTNPAINTLSQKALGLRILTAKFIVFNVIATLRLWSS, from the exons AAACCACACAGGACATCACTTCTGTATATAAACTGGAGTCTTCAAAGGAAGTTGAAAACATCCCAAACTCTGTGTGTCTTATCACAGATTTCCCAAGTCCTAACAAAACTCTGAAAGTAGACGGAAAAGACAAGGATATTACTGGCACTGCTGTGCTGGACAAGTCTGAGGATGGGAAGTGGAGATACAGCACAATTGTATTGGGTAATAAAGGCCAATCTGATGATCTTCGCTGCAAAGTGAAATATAATGACAAAGATGTAGAACCAGAAACTGGCACAG TTGAAACTGCTGAGACTTGTGATTCAACCTCCAGCCATCAAAATTTCCAAACAA ATCCAGCCATCAACACACTGTCCCAAAAAGCACTTGGTTTAAGGATTCTCACAGCCAAATTCATTGTATTTAATGTAATAGCAACACTGCGACTTTGGTCATCTTAA